In the Magnetospirillum sp. WYHS-4 genome, TGGCGCCCGGCCACATCCGCCCGCGATCCTCGGATTTGCCGTTGCGGATTGGCGGGAACGTACTATGTCTTAGAGGCAAGAACCGGCTTTTCCGGCGCGAGAGGAACTCGACACGTGAATTTCAGCAGGAACCTGGCGCTCTGGGTCATCATCGGGCTTCTGGTTTTCGCCCTGTTCAATCTGTTCCAGGGCGCCGCCCCGCGCGGCCCCCACGGAATCGTTGCCTTTTCCGACTTCATGGCCTCGGTCGAATCCGGGGAAGTGCGCGACGTCGTGATGCAGGGCCCCAACCTGACGGGCCATTACCGCGACGGCCGTTCCTTCGTCACCTACGTTCCGGAAAGCGCCAACATCGTCGGGACGCTTCGCCAGCAGAACGTCCATATCCAGGCCACCCCCTGGGATGAGAACGCCCCCACCCTGTCGGGTGTGCTGATCTCGTGGTTCCCCATGCTGCTTATCGTCGGCGTGTGGATCTTCTTCATGCGCCAGATGCAGTCGGGCGGCGGCAAGGCCATGGGCTTCGGCAAGTCGCGCGCCAAGCTGCTGACCGAGAAGCAGGGCCGCGTCACCTTCGAGGACGTGGCCGGCATCGACGAGGCCAAGCAGGAGTTGGAGGAACTGGTCGAGTTCCTCAAGGACCCGCACAAGTTCCAGCGCCTAGGGGGCAAGATCCCCAAGGGCTGCCTGCTGGTCGGCCCGCCGGGCACCGGCAAGACCCTGCTGGCCCGCGCCATCGCCGGCGAGGCCAACGTGCCTTTCTTCACCATCTCCGGCTCCGACTTCGTCGAGATGTTCGTCGGCGTCGGGGCGTCGCGCGTCCGGGACATGTTCGAGCAGGCCAAGAAGAACGCGCCCTGCATCGTCTTCATCGACGAAATCGACGCGGTCGGCCGCCATCGCGGCGCCGGCCTGGGCGGCGGCAACGATGAGCGCGAGCAGACCCTCAACCAGTTGCTGGTGGAGATGGACGGCTTCGAGTCCAACGAAGGCGTCATTTTGATCGCCGCCACCAACCGTCCCGACGTGCTCGACCCGGCGCTGCTTCGCCCTGGCCGCTTCGATCGCCAGATCACCGTGCCCAACCCGGATATCTTGGGCCGCGAAAAGATCCTCAAGGTCCATATGAAGAAGGTGCCGCTGGCTCCCGACGCCGATGCCCGCACCATCGCCCGCGGCACTCCCGGCTTTTCGGGTGCCGACTTGGCCAACCTGGTGAACGAGGCGGCACTGTTGGCTGCCCGCGCCGGCAAGCGCGTGGTCACCATGGCCGACTTCGAGGCCGCCAAGGACAAGGTCATGATGGGCACCGAACGGCGCTCCATGGTGATGACCGACGAAGAGAAGAAGCTCACCGCCTACCACGAGGCCGGCCACGCCATCGTCGGCTTGGTGGTGCCCAAGCACGATCCCCTGCACAAGGTGACCATCATCCCACGCGGCCGCGCCCTGGGGCTTACCATGTCCCTTCCGGAACGCGACCGCTACGGCTTCTCGATCGCCGAGTTGAAGTCGCGACTTGCCATGACCTTCGGTGGCCGGGTGGCGGAAGAACTGGTCTTCGGCCGCGAGAACGTCACCACCGGTGCCGGCAACGATATCAAGCAGGCCACCGATATGGCGCGCCGCATGGTGACCGAATACGGATTTTCGTCGAAGCTGGGGCCGCTACGCTACACCGACAACCAGGAAGAAATCTTCCTTGGGCATTCGGTAACCCAGCACAAGAACGTCTCCGACGCCACGGCCCGGCTGATCGACGAGGAAATTCGCGGCCTGATCGACGAGGCGGAATCGGAAGCGCGGCGCATCCTTACGGAACGTCGCGGCGATCTGGATATCCTGGCCAACGCCTTGCTGGAATACGAAACCCTGTCGGGCGACGAGGTCCAGGCCCTTTTGCGCGGCGAGACCATCACCCGGCCGGAAGAAAACGGCTGGCCCAAGGACATGCCGCCGGGTGGCCGCAAATCTTCGGTGCCTTCCAGCGGCAAGAAGCCGTCGCCGCCTTTCGGGGCGGAGCCGCAGCCGGGCGGCTGATGGCGTCGAGCTTCGCCGGACTGACCCTTGATCGCCCGAGACTGATGGGCATCGTCAACGTCACCCCGGATAGTTTCTCGGACGGTGGGCTGTATTTCCGGCCCGAGACCGCCATCGCCCACGGAAGGTCCTTGATGTCCCAGGGGGCCGACATCCTGGACGTGGGCGGCGAATCCACCCGGCCCGGTGCCGCCCCGGTTTCCGTCGAGGAGGAATTCCGCCGCGTCATTCCGGTCGTCCGAGCCCTGGTGGCAGAAGGCGCCCTGGTTTCCGTCGATACTCGCCACGCGGCGGTCATGAAGGGAGCCTTGGCCGCGGGCGCCCGTATCGTCAACGACATCACCGCCCTGGAGGGCGACGCGGGGTCGCTGCCCGCCGTGGCGGGGAGCGGCGCATCGGTGGTGCTCATGCACATGCGGGGCGAACCAGGCACCATGCAGGACGATCCCCGCTACGACGACGTGGTGGCGGAAGTCTTCGGCTACCTGGCCGACCGGGTGGATGCCTGTCGGTCGGCGGGCATCCCGCCCGAACGCATTGCCGTCGATCCGGGCATCGGCTTCGGCAAGACGGTCGATCACAATTTGGCGCTGGTCGCCGGATTGGAGCGCTTTGCCGAACTCGGCTGCGCCCTGTTGCTGGGGGTTTCGCGCAAGAGCTTCATCGGTCGCCTCAGCCGCGGGGAACCTCCCACCGACCGCCTGCCCGGCTCCTTGGCTGCCGCCCTGGCCGGAGTGGCCCGGGGCGCCCATGTGCTGCGGGTCCACGATGTGGCCGACACGGCCCAGGCACTGGCCGTCTGGACCCGACTGGCCGCCACTGGCTCCTAACCTGCGGCCATTGACTTCACGGCTCCTTGCGGCGACATTGCATCAATCAAATACCGAAACGATCTATGGGGTCGCCGTCCCGGTGGCAAGGTTCCGGTTTTCGGTAGCCGGACATGGGGCCGGGCGAGAGGAAAGCGTATGCTGACATACGATCTGGCCAACATCCGCCTGCTTCTGGCGGAGCCCAACGTCACCGTTCGCCGGCAGTTGGAAGAAGCGCTTCACGAGCACGGCTTCCATACCATCCAATCCACCGGCAATCTCCTCGCCATCCGTAACGCGATCGAGCAGGGCACGGTCGATCTGCTCGTGGGAGACACCATCCTGCCGGAAGGAAATCTGAGCGAGGTCATCCGAGATGTGCGGCACGGTGTATTGGGGTCCAATCCATTCCTGGTCGCCATCACCCTGGCGTCCAACCCGAGTTTGCCGATGATGCGCGGGATCATCGATTCCGGAACCGATGCCGTCCTCACCAAGCCCTTCACGCCCGAGCAACTGGTCGACCGCATCATGCAGTTGATCGAGAAGCGCAAGAGATTCGTCGTGACCAGCGAATATGTTGGACCGGACCGCCGGCTCCAGGCACGTCCGGGCACGCAGGTCGTCCAGGTCTTCGACGTGCCCAATCCGCTGCAATGCCGGGCCATGGGGCAAGTCGACCCATTCCGCATGAAGCGAATGGTCGAAAGCGCGGCGGCGCGCATCAACGAACAGAAGGTGGAACGCGATGCCTACCAGATCGGCTATCTGGTCGACCGCATCCTGCCCGGCCTGAACGGCACCGGCGACAAGACGGAGGCGCGGGAATACCTCCAGCACTTGGCGCAGGTTTCCCGAGACATCGGCCGGCGCATCAAGTCCACCCGCCATCTGCCGGCAGCTGCCATGTGCCTGAGCCTGATCGATCTGGTGGATCGCGTGCTCACCGAATTCGATGCGCCGCACGAAGACGATCTTCGGCACCTGGAGCAATTGCCCGGCCTGATCGGCCGCTTGGTCCTGCCGCCCGGAGACCAGATGCGGGCTCCGCTGGAGAACCGCTGCGATGCCGAAGAATCGCCGCCCGTCACCGCGTCATGAAGCCGCCGGACGTCCGGCCCGCCAAGCGTCGATCTTAGGTGCCAGGGCGCTCCATTTCAGATCGGCGATCTCGGCGATGTTGCCTCGTTTGTTTTCGGGCATGTCCTTCAGGCTGCGGAAGCGCTCCACCACCTCCCGCAGGATTTCCCGAACGAAGGCTTCGTCGCCGAGCAGCGCGCCACCCTCCGGTCCCAGGATGGCCCGGAAGGATTCCATGAAGGGCTCGAACAGGTGGGACGGCACGTCGTCCAGCAAGAGCAGCGCCGCCAGGCAGATGTCGCCCATGCTTGGCCCCAGGGCCTTGAGGCGTTCCGGCGGCCGCCCGGCCAGTTCGGCGACGACCTGAGCTTCATGGGCCAAAGTGTCCCAGATGCGCGGCCCCGCGTAGCGGGCGAGGCGGTCGAAGACCGCCTTCTCCACCCTTCCCAGGCCGGCCAAACAGTCAGGATTGGCCGCGATGGCCTCGGCGAAGCGCGGCCCGGCTACATCCATGGCTTGGCGCAACCGCGACGGGTCGCCGACGGCCACCGCCCGGATCGAACGGATATCGCGGAGCAGCAGGAGATTCGCATCGAGGATCTTGATGTGGGCGGGTGACAATAAAACCTTGTAGGCCTCCAGCAGGGGAAGCTGCCAAGCGAAGGCGATGTAGCTTTCGATGCCGGGAGGAATCGTCTCCTTGCCACCGTCCTGAAAGACCCGCTTGGCGCAGGTGAAGACCAGCATGCGTTCGACTTGGGCCAGGGTGACGCCGCAGACCAGCCTTTCGTCGTCCGCTTCCACCGCCCGACCTTTGATGTCGAGGGCGAGGTCCTGCGCCAGCCGGCGGTTGTTCTTGAACAAACGGATAAAGTCAGCCATCCGCCGGGCATCCCCAAGCAAATGGGGATATTCGATCGAGTTGTCGAGCAGGCCTGCCTGCTTCATGCGTCCCAGCACCAGCTTGACGGCTCCGATCAGGGTCTCGCGCGTGCGGGCATCGACATCGACGTGAGGCGGGACGGCGGGCAGGCGATCTATCATCCATCGCTCCGCCGCAGGAAGGATGCGAAATCGACTTCGGCCAGGGGACGGCTCAAATAGTAGCCCTGGATGATGTGGCAACCCCGTTCCTTGAGGAACTGGAGTTGTGCCGGCGTCTCGACGCCTTCGGCGATGATCCGGAGCCCCAGGCTATGCCCCATGGCAATGATCGCCGACGCCAGAGCCGCGTCGTCCGGATCGTCGTTGACGTCGCGCACGAAAGACCGGTCCACCTTGATGGTATCGAAGGGAAACTTCTTCAAGTAGCTGAGCGACGAATATCCGGTGCCGAAATCGTCCATGGACAATCGCACGCCCATTTCATGCAGGGTGTTCAGGATCACGCCGGTTTCCGGATCGTCCTCGATCAGAACCCTTTCCGTGATTTCCAGTTCCAGGCATTCGGCGGGAAGCCCCGTCTCCTCCAGGGCACGGGCCACGATATCCACCAGGGTACCGCCCTTGAACTGGCGGAAGGAGACGTTGACCGCGATGCGGACCGAACGTCCAGTCTGGTCGTTCCAGTCCTTGGCCGTCCGGCAGGCACGGCGCAGCACCCATTCGCCGACCGGCACGATGATCCCGGTCTTTTCGGCGGTGGCGATGAACTGATCCGGCGGCACCAAGCCAAGTTGCGGATTGTTCCACCGCAACAAGGCTTCCGCCGCCACCACCCTGCCAGTACCGGTTTCGATCAAAGGCTGGTAGACGAGGTACATCTCGTTGCGGTCCAACGCCTGGCGCAGCAGGTTCTCCTCGGCCAAGCGACGGATCGCCACCTCGTTCATGCGCGGAGTGAAGAAGCGATAGGTGTTGCCGCCGATCTCCTTGGCCCGGCTCACCGCCGCCTGGGCATTGCGCAGCAACACCTGCGGATCGCTGCCGTCGGTCGGCGAAATGGTAAGCCCCAGACGCGCGGTCACCAAAACCTCCTGGCCGTCCAGGACGAAAGGCCGGTTGCAGACCGCCAGGAGCTTCTGCGCCACCACCTCGGCGAAGACCGTCAGTGTCAAGTCGGGCAGGACGATGAGGAACTGGTCCCCTTCCAGGCGGGCGATGGTATCGCCGTCGCGCACGCAGGCGGCCAATCGCCGCGAAGCCTCCACCAGAAGCGTGTCGCCCGCGGCAAGGCCCAGGGTGTTGTTGATCTTCTTCAGATCGTCCAGGTTGACGACCATGACGGCGACCAGGCGCCGCTCGCGGGACCCTTGGGCCAGGGCCTGGGACAGGCGGTCCATGGCGAGGACGCGGTTGGGCAGATCGGTCAGGTCGTCGAAGTTCGCTTGGCGCAGAAGCTTATCCTCGATGGCCTTGCGCTGGGTGATATCTTCCTTGATGGCGAGGAAGTGGGTAATGGCGCCATCCGGGTCCTTGATCGGCGAAATGGATACGGACTCCCAGAACAGGGCGCCGTTCTTCCGGCGGTTATGCAGTTCCCCGCGCCATTCCCTGCCGGCCAGAATGGTCTCCCAAAGCTCCTTGTAGACCAATGGCGAATTGTAGCCCGACTTGAGAACCCGCGGATTGGCACCGATCACGTCGAGCGGCGTGTAGCCGGTTACCCGCACGAAGGCCGGGTTGACGTATTCGATATTGCCGTGGGCGTCGGTGATGACGACCGAGACGGGACTTTGCTCGATGGCCTGGAACAGGCGGTCCAGCGTTTCCTCGGACCGCCGGCGCCCTGTGATGTCCTGGGCGATGCCGGTGATCATGACCGGTTTGCCATTCGCATCGGCCAGCACTTCGCGCACCGAACGGAGGTAACAGAGCGTGCCGTCCGGCCGCAAAATCCGGTATTCGGCGGTATGGGTGCCGGGGCTTACCACCTGTCGTTCCAGGTCTTCACGCACCCGTTGCCGGTCGAAGGGATGGACGCTTTCCAGGACCGCTTCCGGCGTGGGATGGAAGGTCGCGGCATCGCGGCCGAAGATGCGATAGAGCCCCGGCGACCAGGAAAACTCGGCCGTGGCCAGATCGTAGCTCCAGCTTCCCATGTGGGCCAGTTCCTGGGCCCGTTCCAGGTCGGCGCGGTGGCGCTTCAGCTTTTCGGCGATGGCGACCCGCTCCGAGACGTCGGCATAGGTCACCACCACGCCGCCCTCGGCAGTGCGGCGTTCCCGGATTTCCACGGTGCGGCCGTCCCGCTTGCATATCTCGATCATGCCGCTGGGATTGCGATGGCGGCGCAGCCGTTCCTGCATCCAGGATTCGGTGCCGTCCTCGCCGACCAGGATGTCCCCCGCGCCGACCGCCGCCCGCATGAAGGTCTCGAAGGTAGGCGCTCCGGACAACGCGGCGCGGCCGCCGGGAAAGAACTGCAGCAGCTTGTCGTTCCACATCAAGAGCCGGTCCTGGGCATCGAACAGGGCGAATCCTTCGGCGAAATTCTCGATGGCGTCCAGCATGCGGCCGCGACCGCGCGCCTCCGCCTGCCGGGCCCGGCGCAGGGACAGGAAGGTATAGCCCATCCCGATCACCAGCAGGGCAGAGAGAAGGATGAGACCCTGGCGGATGGTCTCCTCGCCATCCATGCGGTGCCGCAGATGGCGTTGATGGCTCTGCCCGATCGCGTCGAGCAGGGCATTGGGACGGCCTTGCAGGAAGGAATCGACATCGGCAAGCAGTGCCTGGAATTCCTCCATCACCACCCGTCCGTGGCGCAAGACGGACGAGGCGGCGCTTTCCTCCCTCGCTTCGCCGACCGCCGCGAACAGGCGGGCCAGGCTGTCCTCCAACTCGAAACGGGACCGGGCATCGCTGCCGGCGGCGAAGACGACGACGCGATGCAAGACTTCCTCGGCCAAGCGGCGCAAGTCACCGGAAGCGCCGGGATCGTCCCGCAGATCGCGCTCGACCACCGGTAAATAGGTTAGGGAATTGGCGATCAGGGCCTTGCGCGCCTTGATGCGTTCCAGGATGGCGATGCGTTCCTCGCTGGCTTGGCTGTAACGGCGCAGCAGCGGCAAGATGTCGGAAGGTCCACGGTGGACGGCCGATTCCAGACGGCGGCGTTCGCGCCGCAGGTCCCCTACCAGCGTCACCATGTCGTCATAGTGGCTTGTGTGGCCGCCGCGCAGCAGCAGCATGCTGCGCTCCATATCGCTCTCCAGTTCGCCCACCCGCCGGAAGACGACAACCGCCTCCTCGTAGCGGCCAAGGTCCGCGACGTGGGAGCGGTCGGCCAGGAACATTCCGGCCACCAGCCCGACCAGCAAGACGAACCCAGCGAAGAGAGACCTGTCGCCGGTCACAGGGGCTTTCCCCCGTGCTCGCCCACCAAGCTTTCCAGAAAGCGGACGATCAGATGGATGTGCTCGGCCGGAATGGCCCGTCCAAGCTGGTATTTGGCCATGATGCGGATCGCTTCCTCAAGGGTCGCCACACTGCCGTCGTGCAGATAGGGCGCCGTCCTTACCACGAGCCGCAGGCTGGGCACCTTGAAAGCGAAGCGATCGTCGGGATGGCCGGTGACATTGTAGCGCCCGAGGTCCGGGACTGCCTCGCCGGCCTTGTCGGCGAAATAGTCACCCAGCACCCCGAAGCGCTGGAACATGTTGCCGCCCACCGCCGCCCCCTGGTGACAGGCGATGCAGCCGTAGGATTTGAAGAGCGCATAGCCCTCCTTTTCCTCGGCCCCGATGGCGCCTTCGTCGCCGCGCAGGTAGCGGTCGAAGCGCGAGTTGGGCGTGGTCAATGCCCGCAGGTAGACGGCCACAGCGTCGATCACCGTCTTCTTGGTCAAGCCCTCGCGGTAGAGATTCGAGAAGACCTCCGCATATTCGGGAACCCCCCGCAGCCGGTCCACCACGCTCGGCCAATGGGAGGCGAAGCTATGCGGCGAGGCGACGGTGGCTTCGATATCGGCCTCGACATCGAGGAATCGGCCGTCCCAAACCTGAGCCACGTTATAGCGGGTGTTGAAGATGGTGGGGACGTTGCGCTCCCCCTCCTTCTCGCGGAAGCGGGCGCGCGCCCGGCCATCGATTCCGGCAAGGCTGAAATCGTGACATTGGGTGCAACTGAAATCGCCGGCCGTCGATAGACGCTTATCGGCGAACAGGCGACGGCCAAGGTCCACCTTTCCCTGGTCTTCGTCGTGGTTGAGCGGGATCGGCCGAATGGGCTCCTGACGCAACTCGACCTGCCCCGCCGCCGGTGCCGACAGGACACCGAGCACCACGGCGGCGACACTCGC is a window encoding:
- a CDS encoding cytochrome C biogenesis protein CcsA → MIGRISRHLSVGGLASVAAVVLGVLSAPAAGQVELRQEPIRPIPLNHDEDQGKVDLGRRLFADKRLSTAGDFSCTQCHDFSLAGIDGRARARFREKEGERNVPTIFNTRYNVAQVWDGRFLDVEADIEATVASPHSFASHWPSVVDRLRGVPEYAEVFSNLYREGLTKKTVIDAVAVYLRALTTPNSRFDRYLRGDEGAIGAEEKEGYALFKSYGCIACHQGAAVGGNMFQRFGVLGDYFADKAGEAVPDLGRYNVTGHPDDRFAFKVPSLRLVVRTAPYLHDGSVATLEEAIRIMAKYQLGRAIPAEHIHLIVRFLESLVGEHGGKPL
- the ftsH gene encoding ATP-dependent zinc metalloprotease FtsH, producing the protein MNFSRNLALWVIIGLLVFALFNLFQGAAPRGPHGIVAFSDFMASVESGEVRDVVMQGPNLTGHYRDGRSFVTYVPESANIVGTLRQQNVHIQATPWDENAPTLSGVLISWFPMLLIVGVWIFFMRQMQSGGGKAMGFGKSRAKLLTEKQGRVTFEDVAGIDEAKQELEELVEFLKDPHKFQRLGGKIPKGCLLVGPPGTGKTLLARAIAGEANVPFFTISGSDFVEMFVGVGASRVRDMFEQAKKNAPCIVFIDEIDAVGRHRGAGLGGGNDEREQTLNQLLVEMDGFESNEGVILIAATNRPDVLDPALLRPGRFDRQITVPNPDILGREKILKVHMKKVPLAPDADARTIARGTPGFSGADLANLVNEAALLAARAGKRVVTMADFEAAKDKVMMGTERRSMVMTDEEKKLTAYHEAGHAIVGLVVPKHDPLHKVTIIPRGRALGLTMSLPERDRYGFSIAELKSRLAMTFGGRVAEELVFGRENVTTGAGNDIKQATDMARRMVTEYGFSSKLGPLRYTDNQEEIFLGHSVTQHKNVSDATARLIDEEIRGLIDEAESEARRILTERRGDLDILANALLEYETLSGDEVQALLRGETITRPEENGWPKDMPPGGRKSSVPSSGKKPSPPFGAEPQPGG
- the folP gene encoding dihydropteroate synthase, which encodes MASSFAGLTLDRPRLMGIVNVTPDSFSDGGLYFRPETAIAHGRSLMSQGADILDVGGESTRPGAAPVSVEEEFRRVIPVVRALVAEGALVSVDTRHAAVMKGALAAGARIVNDITALEGDAGSLPAVAGSGASVVLMHMRGEPGTMQDDPRYDDVVAEVFGYLADRVDACRSAGIPPERIAVDPGIGFGKTVDHNLALVAGLERFAELGCALLLGVSRKSFIGRLSRGEPPTDRLPGSLAAALAGVARGAHVLRVHDVADTAQALAVWTRLAATGS
- a CDS encoding EAL domain-containing protein, whose translation is MTGDRSLFAGFVLLVGLVAGMFLADRSHVADLGRYEEAVVVFRRVGELESDMERSMLLLRGGHTSHYDDMVTLVGDLRRERRRLESAVHRGPSDILPLLRRYSQASEERIAILERIKARKALIANSLTYLPVVERDLRDDPGASGDLRRLAEEVLHRVVVFAAGSDARSRFELEDSLARLFAAVGEAREESAASSVLRHGRVVMEEFQALLADVDSFLQGRPNALLDAIGQSHQRHLRHRMDGEETIRQGLILLSALLVIGMGYTFLSLRRARQAEARGRGRMLDAIENFAEGFALFDAQDRLLMWNDKLLQFFPGGRAALSGAPTFETFMRAAVGAGDILVGEDGTESWMQERLRRHRNPSGMIEICKRDGRTVEIRERRTAEGGVVVTYADVSERVAIAEKLKRHRADLERAQELAHMGSWSYDLATAEFSWSPGLYRIFGRDAATFHPTPEAVLESVHPFDRQRVREDLERQVVSPGTHTAEYRILRPDGTLCYLRSVREVLADANGKPVMITGIAQDITGRRRSEETLDRLFQAIEQSPVSVVITDAHGNIEYVNPAFVRVTGYTPLDVIGANPRVLKSGYNSPLVYKELWETILAGREWRGELHNRRKNGALFWESVSISPIKDPDGAITHFLAIKEDITQRKAIEDKLLRQANFDDLTDLPNRVLAMDRLSQALAQGSRERRLVAVMVVNLDDLKKINNTLGLAAGDTLLVEASRRLAACVRDGDTIARLEGDQFLIVLPDLTLTVFAEVVAQKLLAVCNRPFVLDGQEVLVTARLGLTISPTDGSDPQVLLRNAQAAVSRAKEIGGNTYRFFTPRMNEVAIRRLAEENLLRQALDRNEMYLVYQPLIETGTGRVVAAEALLRWNNPQLGLVPPDQFIATAEKTGIIVPVGEWVLRRACRTAKDWNDQTGRSVRIAVNVSFRQFKGGTLVDIVARALEETGLPAECLELEITERVLIEDDPETGVILNTLHEMGVRLSMDDFGTGYSSLSYLKKFPFDTIKVDRSFVRDVNDDPDDAALASAIIAMGHSLGLRIIAEGVETPAQLQFLKERGCHIIQGYYLSRPLAEVDFASFLRRSDG
- a CDS encoding response regulator, whose amino-acid sequence is MLTYDLANIRLLLAEPNVTVRRQLEEALHEHGFHTIQSTGNLLAIRNAIEQGTVDLLVGDTILPEGNLSEVIRDVRHGVLGSNPFLVAITLASNPSLPMMRGIIDSGTDAVLTKPFTPEQLVDRIMQLIEKRKRFVVTSEYVGPDRRLQARPGTQVVQVFDVPNPLQCRAMGQVDPFRMKRMVESAAARINEQKVERDAYQIGYLVDRILPGLNGTGDKTEAREYLQHLAQVSRDIGRRIKSTRHLPAAAMCLSLIDLVDRVLTEFDAPHEDDLRHLEQLPGLIGRLVLPPGDQMRAPLENRCDAEESPPVTAS